A genomic window from Bacillota bacterium includes:
- a CDS encoding 4Fe-4S binding protein, translated as MTLQYLKDVATLELDRDLCTGCGMCVSVCPHRVLEMEGTTARVICKDDCMECGACSRNCPAGAITVKSGVGCAVAIIRGLLTGGEPDCGGPGCGCSGSKGCC; from the coding sequence ATGACGTTGCAGTACTTGAAGGACGTCGCGACTCTCGAGCTGGACCGCGACCTGTGCACGGGCTGCGGGATGTGTGTATCGGTGTGCCCCCATCGAGTGCTCGAGATGGAGGGCACCACAGCAAGAGTTATCTGCAAGGATGACTGTATGGAGTGCGGCGCGTGCTCGCGGAACTGCCCGGCCGGCGCTATCACGGTGAAGTCGGGAGTCGGCTGCGCTGTGGCCATCATCCGTGGCCTGCTAACCGGCGGAGAGCCGGATTGCGGCGGACCCGGGTGTGGCTGCTCCGGTTCAAAGGGGTGCTGCTAG
- a CDS encoding acetyl-CoA synthase subunit gamma — protein MSRQPSCQDRRENPGKRDPEWITGWVESGAGLVPRVSTRLSLEDTLGMVGVRLGIGRFTYRVPPGLYAVGSPGRSSPVVITANYKMTFDLLRRQIDGRDTWVVVLDTYGINVWCAAGKGTFGTAEVVRRLAAVRLPEVVDHRTIILPQLGAPGVAAHEVRRRSGFEVVYGPVRAADLGRFLERDMKADPGMRRVRFGFLDRLVLVPVELLGSWTVLAAGVLLAFIMRRFGGGHVPAGAFRPGIRDLMLAAASAVVAGSVAVPIALPWIPGRAFSLKGWIAGLLVSAGLCATWVTRHGATGAGTVAATLLIWPAASAYIALNFTGATPVTSFSGVKREMRIALPTLACSVVAGLAFWFLL, from the coding sequence ATGAGTAGGCAGCCGAGCTGCCAGGATAGGCGGGAGAACCCCGGGAAGCGCGACCCCGAATGGATCACCGGATGGGTGGAGTCAGGGGCGGGGCTTGTGCCCCGTGTCTCAACAAGGCTGTCGCTCGAGGACACGCTCGGCATGGTGGGCGTTCGCCTCGGGATCGGTAGGTTCACCTACCGCGTTCCGCCTGGGCTTTACGCAGTCGGCTCGCCCGGGCGGTCGTCCCCCGTGGTGATCACTGCTAACTACAAGATGACGTTCGACCTGCTCCGTCGGCAGATTGACGGTAGGGACACCTGGGTCGTGGTACTGGATACATACGGCATAAACGTCTGGTGCGCTGCGGGGAAGGGAACATTCGGGACCGCAGAGGTGGTCCGGCGCCTGGCAGCAGTACGGCTGCCGGAGGTCGTAGACCACAGGACTATCATCCTGCCTCAACTCGGGGCTCCTGGCGTCGCGGCTCACGAAGTCCGGCGACGATCGGGCTTTGAAGTGGTGTACGGCCCGGTGCGTGCAGCCGACCTGGGAAGATTCCTCGAACGGGACATGAAGGCTGACCCCGGGATGCGGCGCGTACGGTTCGGCTTCCTCGACCGACTCGTGCTTGTCCCGGTTGAGCTGTTGGGGTCGTGGACGGTACTCGCCGCTGGCGTGCTCCTGGCCTTCATCATGAGGCGGTTCGGCGGCGGGCATGTCCCCGCCGGTGCTTTCAGGCCGGGCATAAGGGACCTCATGCTGGCCGCTGCGAGCGCGGTCGTGGCCGGTTCGGTTGCGGTACCTATCGCGCTGCCGTGGATACCTGGACGGGCGTTCTCGCTGAAAGGCTGGATTGCGGGCCTGCTGGTGTCGGCTGGACTCTGCGCGACCTGGGTGACCCGGCACGGCGCGACCGGCGCAGGGACCGTAGCGGCGACTCTGCTGATATGGCCCGCGGCCTCCGCATACATTGCCCTGAATTTCACGGGGGCCACGCCGGTCACCTCGTTCTCGGGGGTGAAGCGGGAGATGAGGATAGCCCTCCCCACGCTGGCGTGTTCGGTTGTGGCCGGCCTGGCATTTTGGTTCCTGCTCTAG
- a CDS encoding heavy-metal-associated domain-containing protein yields MPEAGSKRVTFHVPGMSCSHCRTAISKVLGESRGVIKADVDLPAKTVIVDYDPERASLDDLKRVLTQAGYTPQGGSQG; encoded by the coding sequence ATGCCAGAAGCCGGTTCAAAGCGAGTGACGTTCCACGTGCCCGGCATGTCGTGTTCACACTGCCGGACCGCCATCTCCAAAGTCCTCGGGGAATCCAGGGGAGTTATAAAGGCCGACGTGGATCTGCCCGCCAAAACGGTGATTGTCGACTACGACCCGGAACGCGCAAGCCTGGACGATCTGAAGCGGGTGCTTACGCAGGCGGGATATACGCCGCAGGGGGGTTCGCAAGGGTAA